The sequence below is a genomic window from Coffea arabica cultivar ET-39 chromosome 4c, Coffea Arabica ET-39 HiFi, whole genome shotgun sequence.
GGATAGATACAACTCATAGTGTTCAGGAGTGGGTGAATTTATGTGAGGAGTTGCTTGGTTTTTCTCCCTTGATGTCAGATTTTGATGGGCGACGGCTGAAATTGGGGTGTTTATCTAGAGTATTAGATGCAGGGTTGCCACCCGATGCTTCGGATGTCCACTGTAGACAGCGGGCCCGCGTATACCTGCTTCTGCTATTAGGCGGTCATTTATTATCAGATAAATCTGGTAATAAAGTCCCGTTGTTGTATATGCCATTACTACGAGATTTGGAAACTGTTGGGCAATATAGCTGGGGTAGTGCGATATTAGCAACTTTGTATCGATCATTGTGTAGCGCCACATCTCCCTATAGATCGTCCATTGCGGGACCATTGATGTTGCTTCAGGTACATTTGTCTCGTTCAAAGTGTCTAGATTTAACTATAGAGGAGTTTACATGGTCAATTAATATATTCAAATACAATTTAAATACAGCTATGGGCGTGGGAACGTATACCAACAGTTCGCCCTGATCGAGTGCATCCGTTAGAGCACTATCCTGGTCCATATGGAGCTCGGTATGTATatcaaatatatgtatataatactaataaaaatcaaaattttcgcCTTTAAGACACAACGGCTCTAATTCGTTCCCTGCAGGTGGAATGTTCAATTTGATGTGCATAGAGTTGCAAGACATGTTGTATCTATATTCCGAGATCAGTTGACGGGCTTACGGGCCCGAGAGGTACAGTAACATCATTTGATGCTTTTACGATTGGGTCCTTTGCCGTTATATGGCACAACACTTTTTCCATTAAAATTAGGGTCATATGTTGGTTGAAGGTTATGTCATTGAATAATTATTGGCCTTGCAGTTCATATGGCAGCCATACTCGGACGATATTCTCGCTTCTCTGCCTCCCTATTGTACTGCAGGACGCCGCATTTGGACATCTGTCACGTATCTCATATGTTGGGAAGTTGTCGAGCCACATCTTTCCAATCGAGTTATGAGACAGTTCGGATATCATCAGCCCGTGCCTGATCTAAGATTGACCGAAAATCAACAGGAACTGCATTCTCTTGATCGTCGTGGCAAGGGGAACCAAGACTGGTTAACTGCACATCGAGCATATGTTGAGGTGTGGACTGATCGTCATTCACATGTGGAAGATGGTGTTGTAGCTGAAGATCCCACATATCCATCCGATGAGTATCGTCAGTGGTATCGCGAGCGAACAGTGGTATATGTTTCAAATCCTACTAGGCAGCTCATTTTACCGGAGGGCTTTCAGGGTGATAGCGCCAGAACACAATATCTGGTCAGTTTTCCTTACAACTAGTTAAATACAGTCCCGGACAAGTTGTCGATATAGATTTAACTCTATTATTCCTtattcatccacatatttgcacTCCAGATGGATGCTATGACTCAGGTGTATTACATGGCAGAGACCTCTCTAACGCAGAGTGACGAACAGCACGCGAATTATTTTAATGCAATGAAGGACTTTGCATCCATGACATTGGAAACTGTAGGGGAGTCATcccgacttgcatttcgccctTCACGAGTGCCACAGCAAATTCCACAGCCAACCGACCCCAATCGCGTTGAAAGAGCTCCTAGGAATGTTCACGGAGGTCAGCATGGCGGTGGACGCCGTCGTAGATTTCGATCACCAGAACCCACCGTCCAAACCGGACTTGATGGAAGGTCACAGGCTACTGAGCACCAGGGCACCTCTACCGGACCTTTTGGTCATTCTAGGTCCCCAGTACTTATGGAGGCGTTTACGCCCAATACAGACGAGCTCCATGGCAGTGGTGAACAACATGTGGGAGGTACAGATGCAGGCCAAAGTACCCAAGCACTTGATCAAAGACTTGAGTCACAAATTACGCAAGTCGATATAGTGATGCCAGCCCAGCCACGTCGCACACAAAGAGCACACAAACCCAGAGGATGTGGCACGCATGGAAAACTTGGACATCATTGATGTTCAAAACTGTAATTGGTTGCTCCTGTTATGAATATTATTCTAAGTGTAGGGGAGAAAAATGTGTGGGACTTGGAGTAGttttatgttttgtatttggacaAGTTGTCGGAAATATTGCTTAGATTAAATGTTCATGACTTTGGatttgctggcagggagtttagtccacttttaaggggagattctgtccaatttttttcaaaagatagtagatgtatatatataaacatatatatacatatatatatatatatatgaatatatatatattcatggaGCATATAAAATGGCCACCACATGAATGTTCCAGTGAGTTTCGGTGAAAACATGTTTATAATTGCACATGGACTCATTCAATGTGCATACGAGACCTAAAGGTGTCATTTTGGTGTAAATGTGTAAAAAAGATCAAAGAACCTCACGCCTTGATTTGAAATGTGGACATGTTTGATGTGTTTTGATTGGTTGGATATTGTGTTTTTGGTATATTACACTTGCGTGGGGGGTTAGATTTGATGAACAGGTTGTCAAATGTGTATTTCCGAATTTggtgaaaattggagaaaaagtTTGGTGGAAATTGCAGTTTCTGTAAATGATGCAGGGTCGaaacgatccgagctcggatccaaaaAACCCAGAAAGGATCCGCGCTCGGATCATTCGAACCCATGGCTTTCACTTTACaaatccgacctcggatccaacAAAACTCAGATAGATCCGAGGGCTCGTCTGAACTACCGTGAGCGATGATCCGAGCCCTTTAGGATCCGACGGGTGATAAAACACATCCGACCTCGGATCGTCGAACAAAAAATCCTTGCATTGTGAATCCGACCTCGGATCTAAAAAACTATGATAGATCCGAGGGCTCGTCTGAACTACCGTGAGCGATGATCCGAGCCCTTTCGGATCCGAGGGGTGATAAAACACATCCGACCTCGGATCTTCGAACTCAAAATCCGAAAATTGTGAATCCGCCCTCGGATCCAAAAAACTGTGATGGATACGAGGGCTCGTCTGAACTACCGGGAGCGGTGATCCGAGACATCTCGGATCCGAGGGATGATCAACACGGATCCGTGCTCGGATCCTCGAAATCATGATACTGAAAATTGTGAATCCGCCCTCGGATCTAACAAACACAGttagatccgagctcggatccttaGCATTATACAGTCACCCGCGGCCTCGGTTCGTcattttttccagttttctcGCATTCCTCCTAACGAAACCCTTCCCCACCCTCACCAATCTTCCATTTCGACCAATTATCATCTGTTTTTTCATCATAAAACCATCTCTCAACCTCTTTTGCGCTTAAACCCTGAGTTTTCTACAATCAAAAACAGAAATTTGTGGTGTTTTGATCTTCAACGAAAAATTAGGGCCCAAATCCATTTCTTCAATTTGGGGACTAATTTGGGTCGctgatttttcaatttttccatCTTTATCATCTTCCTCCATCATTCCAACCAGTTGAGGTAACAATTTGCAACTTTATTTGCAATTTAAGGCACGTACcagttttcattatttttcaatttttgtcaaTATTTTGGTAATTGTATAATTGTTGTAATTTTTATTTAGAATTGTGCTACATTATGCAATTTTTATTTACTCGCGTCTTTATAAAAAAGGATCCGAGTTATGCTTTTCTACTAATTGTATAAATGTCTTGTTTAACTACTCATCTAGACAAATTTTTTGATACACCGGAGGAAATCACGTTTAACTACTCATTAAGCTTGGTGCTGCAATAATTCAAAGAGTCGTAAACAGTATATATAATGTGGCGTGTCACAAACTTTTGTTGAAGCAAAGAGCATTCCTCATTTGGCTCCTGAATTTTACTTGTATAGGATGCACTAGTTACTCAGGTTTTCTCCCAATATCAGAAGATACGTGGTTTTCTGCAACCATAATTATTGGATATTGACAATATTAAATTTGCAATGTTGAACCGACTGGTCTCTAAAAGTTTTATCAGTTGCTTAGAATAATAAACTAGGTGAAGATGAGTTATTTGAGCCTCAAAGGCACCTGAAATTATCATTAAGCTTCGTGGATTTGGTATTATTGTGCAGCTGACATTTCTTAATTTTTAGCTTTATGCACATGAACTCTTAATTTGGGTCATTTTACTTCTATATGTCAACTACTTGAAAGCTTAACATTGACAACATGAGATTGGACTTTTAAATGACCTTCTAATTGAAAGATGGGATTCACAAAATCGAAAAGTGGATTGTTCAAACCATGTGTTGACAATGGGGATAGAAATTCATATTATACATGCCCACCACTGTATCTAAAATTATTTAACCAGGTTCTGTGCTTGTTTTTGGGTGCAGCTGGCAGGAAGTTTAGCCCTTTTtcaaggggaaactctgccgaaattttcttaactCATTAAGACAAttgtgtttgttatgttttgTATTGCTTCTAATTTGTGTTGAATCTTGTTTGTAATCCAGGCATCATGGCTCGCACACGAAGGGCAGTGATTCGCACTCCTACACCTTCATCGAGTGAGGAACATACACCCTCTTTACAAGAGGAGTCGCCTGAAGACGAATCTCCTTCTCCTCAGTCCCCACCTCGTTCTAGGCGTAAGACGGCATCTACCAGTCGTGACGAACCACCTCCGGACTACGATACCACACGTTTCACATCAATTGAGAATCAGCAGTGGTACGAAGCCGGTTTAGACAAAGAAATAATAGTTGAGAAGCACTTGGCGCCGGAGGTGGATGACCATTACAAGATCTCCACGGCCTTCAAGCGACTTGGTTGGGAGGACATACTCAAGTTGCCCAAGCATTACTATCCTAACCTGATCCGAGAGTTTTATGCCAATGTGGAAGACAAACATAGCCATAGTGGCAATCTGATCCAATCCTGGGTCCGAGGCAAACGAGTGGCTCTCACTCGAGACAAAGTTGCCACGTGGGCCAAACTCAAAGACTCAGGAGAAGATATCAAATTGACTAAGGAGTTCAAGGCTCGTGACCCATGGCAAGTGGGAGAAGCTGTGGCACGTCTTAAGGGTCAATACCGTGAGCGAGGAAGTTCGAAAAAGCTCACCGTATATGCCGATTCCTTCGAGCATAGGTACCACCTGATTTTCTATCTTTTTGCCTTCAATGTGGTACCAAAACGGAGTGGAAAACGGGAGCTCCGCAACAGTGACCTATACTTCCTCGATAAAATGATGCATGGTATAGGTAATCATATGACTGGAATTCCTCTGCCCAGCATCATTATCAGTTACATGAGGACCACAGCTCGCATGGGGGCCGGTCATACATGTTTCGGGTTCCCCCGGCTCCTCTCCCTCATTTTTGAGAAGCTCAAGGTTCCTCTTGGAACCGAACGAGCAGTGGTGACTCGGTCTGCTGAAGAGGTCAATGCCTCTATACTCAAGGCTTTAGGCATTCCTACGGATTTTGGAGCTGCTCTAGTTCGGGACACAAGAGAAGCTTCGACCTCCACTCAGCCTCCACCTCACACTGAACAACAAGAGCAAGCTCAAGAGACGGAGGCACAGCAGACCCTTCCTCCTCCCACTCCACGACCACCGCCTCCGCCGCGATCCAAGTTGCAAGAGATCCTCAATGCCATCTGCTGCATGGAGACACGTGTGATGGAGCGCATTGACCAGACCGAGCGGATGATGACTGAGCGACTAGACAGGCAGGATCGTCGCCTTCGAGCAATGGAGGATCATTTCCACATTCACCGCTCACCTACTCCTACCCCTCATCAAGAGGAGGGGCCTAGTGGTACATCTCAGGGAGCTGAGGAGGCAGTAGACCCTCGTTCTGCGCAGTCATGAAGACCTTCCGAGGATTCcatcttttattgctttatttttcttttattgtgtTCGGTTCAACCTTTGTAGTTTTCTTATTGGAGTTTCTTGTTCTACCTATAAGATAATTAGTACCCTTGATGTTTGGATGGTCGTGAGGATTAAGGGGTTGAAACTGcatcaccacttaccaagtgggaagttttgttttcttgtaccttcctctacaatgaggacattgtagattttaagtgtgggggagggattACATACATTTTGTGGTTATTGTGTCTTGAAATGCATGAATTTGATTGTCTATGGCTTaaacttttatttggaaatattgtcttgaggttgttggcagggagttttgtccatttttatggggaactctgtcaaaattttcctaaataTATTTTCCAATATTAATGGCCAAAATGTTCACATTTTAAGTGCTCAAACTGTTCCATTGGATAGAATgctatatgtattttggaaggtttagtccttATTTTGTTTGGCAAGAATTATTATGCTTAGAAAGTATATTcggttaaataagaaaaattatgcttaCAAATTTGCAAGGTTAATGATATTTCTCATTTTCACTtcattttataagtaagtgattgatatagtcaaaacaaggccaaattcttcctttaatgatgttagagggaaaagaaatcatttcaaaaaaaaaagagagacagagaaaaaatatatatattaatcttctactccaatgattcacataccgagtaaccgggggttggcatctacagaCCCatacattcgcgtaaaaaggtatcgaaattaagagtatgcttagcaattttaataagtgaaatgttgaataACCCAGAATCTTCAcataaaagtgtcgattttcgcgtaaaaaggcgttttcactattaaaataaaatggagtatgaataaatccctctcaTTAGTTAAGTTTTGCTgctataaatgcataaatgtatataaatatttaaacaataaaaattataaattacaaataatattaattatacatttatacataatattaatatatatttataaattataatttataaatttttataatattcatttataatttatacatttataaataaatttatattacgtattatatataatataatacatttatacatttacagTTTTTTTATCAATacataaatacatttatttatgtacaagtttataaatgtattataaatgtcatttaagaaatttaacTTTTCCACTACATGATAGCAAATTAGagaaattgattaatcaattattactagtatcaataacaaaataataaaatactattcttgttcattcttattttttatttcactatAAATAATAATtgctaacttttcttttttatgcgGTATATAATATGTTACTTTTAATATAAGTTGTTGAGTAACTACGAATTCTCAATTAGTTTATAGAtacttaaattattgaattactaGATTAATACACTTTGCAAAAATTGTTGACGTACTAGATTATTACACTTTACAACATCAGCTACATATATTTTTTAAGAACAAAGAGTTTATGGTAAAttattaagaatgaatttaacaaataaacaaatttaaaaagtaatttaaaaattattacaaTTTTTATGCAATTTTCTAGGAATTCGTATTTATCGGATGCaacataaagtccaaccaaaaaGCTTGCTAGATTGGTGTTGATTTATTCCCCCAAATTATTATCAACTATTGATGTCAATATtatgggatttttttttcctgttgtgatgaatttagagCCTTAAGCAGTAAAATTTGTAGAAATTTGCATTGCAAATTGTAAATCAAGAATTCATTTACAGTTTTCAATGAATTCATAAAGCAAGACAGAATGGCATTAcaactatttttttaaaaatcataataattttagaaatttttcagGAAAGGAAGAGCAAttctttggattttttttttttaaagaaactcAACGCCACCATTATTAAACAACTTGGAGCTGGGCTATTTTTACGATTAGGATGGTacactttcctttttcttttcttttttttcagccCAAAAAGGCTTGCATTACCATTAGGGTTTATTATAGCAAACCCCTGTGTAGAATATTTAACTTTATCCCTTgatgttatttatttttca
It includes:
- the LOC140005271 gene encoding serine/threonine-protein phosphatase 7 long form homolog → MADISTGAVLHPGPFVYDIISAGTAHRARSIFDGHILGDQLDVRRCDRHFWDHTPIPETVRHYIRLAGFEGVLDCGYMMLDHALITSLVERWRPETHTFHLPVGETTVTLQDVEVLWGLPIDGPPVIGIDTTHSVQEWVNLCEELLGFSPLMSDFDGRRLKLGCLSRVLDAGLPPDASDVHCRQRARVYLLLLLGGHLLSDKSGNKVPLLYMPLLRDLETVGQYSWGSAILATLYRSLCSATSPYRSSIAGPLMLLQLWAWERIPTVRPDRVHPLEHYPGPYGARWNVQFDVHRVARHVVSIFRDQLTGLRAREFIWQPYSDDILASLPPYCTAGRRIWTSVTYLICWEVVEPHLSNRVMRQFGYHQPVPDLRLTENQQELHSLDRRGKGNQDWLTAHRAYVEVWTDRHSHVEDGVVAEDPTYPSDEYRQWYRERTVVYVSNPTRQLILPEGFQGDSARTQYLMDAMTQVYYMAETSLTQSDEQHANYFNAMKDFASMTLETVGESSRLAFRPSRVPQQIPQPTDPNRVERAPRNVHGGQHGGGRRRRFRSPEPTVQTGLDGRSQATEHQGTSTGPFGHSRSPVLMEAFTPNTDELHGSGEQHVGGTDAGQSTQALDQRLESQITQVDIVMPAQPRRTQRAHKPRGCGTHGKLGHH